One Sagittula stellata E-37 genomic window carries:
- a CDS encoding response regulator transcription factor: MTDAPLVTILDDEPAIRDILTEALQDAGYRTRAFSRATEFEAALRSVTPAVCLVDLSLPDRDGLTLVHRLALEQGAKVIIISGRAQVQDRVTGLELGADDYVTKPFDPAEVVARVRARLRTPPRPAQTSARFGDWTAHFDHFALEKDGTETPFSQAEGEVLRLFLESPKRLITRAHMQEALGGTAGDSFDRAMDVRISRLRTKLGEDPKNPRLIKTIYGAGYIFLGDVTWS, from the coding sequence ATGACCGACGCCCCCCTCGTGACGATCCTCGACGACGAACCCGCCATCCGCGACATCCTGACGGAGGCGCTGCAGGACGCGGGCTACCGCACCCGCGCCTTTTCCCGGGCGACGGAATTCGAGGCGGCCCTGCGCTCCGTCACCCCCGCCGTCTGCCTCGTGGACCTCTCCCTGCCCGACCGCGACGGGCTGACGCTGGTGCACCGCCTGGCGCTGGAGCAGGGCGCGAAGGTCATCATCATCTCCGGCCGCGCGCAGGTGCAGGACCGGGTGACCGGGCTGGAACTCGGCGCCGACGACTACGTCACCAAGCCTTTCGACCCGGCCGAGGTCGTGGCCCGCGTCCGCGCCCGCCTGCGCACCCCGCCCCGCCCCGCGCAGACCTCCGCCCGCTTCGGCGACTGGACCGCGCATTTCGACCATTTTGCGCTGGAGAAGGACGGGACGGAGACGCCGTTCAGCCAGGCGGAAGGCGAGGTGCTCAGGCTCTTTCTCGAAAGCCCGAAACGGCTCATCACCCGGGCCCACATGCAGGAGGCGCTGGGCGGCACGGCGGGCGACAGCTTCGACAGGGCGATGGATGTGCGGATCTCCCGGCTCCGGACGAAGCTCGGCGAGGATCCGAAGAACCCGCGCCTGATCAAGACGATCTACGGCGCGGGCTACATCTTCCTCGGCGACGTCACCTGGTCCTGA
- a CDS encoding PepSY-associated TM helix domain-containing protein — MVRTVVFWGHLTAGLVAGVFVMVMSVTGVLLTYESQIVHWATARAIEAPAGAVALSPEEIVVATGAGAGQSLVLPRAPGGLVELRQGRSAVAVDPYSGAELAGAGEDVAAFFHGVTALHRWLSFSGPTEVGGWLVDAANLLFLGLVVSGLYLWLPKTWKWTRVKLNLFFRRGLPNAQARDYNWHHVLGIWALVPLFVIVLTGVVMSYGWANAALFAALGEEVPQGRGRGALSQEMSARELSGAPLDYAALLEAAGAARPEWTTATIVLPEAGAGAVQVTLDSGNGVAPSQRSELVLDRATGEILSDDAVAGSAGMRARMWARFAHTGQYYGVVGQTVAGLASLAAMVLVWTGMALGLRRLMRMRRVRRAAV; from the coding sequence ATGGTCAGAACAGTTGTTTTCTGGGGACACCTGACGGCGGGACTTGTCGCCGGGGTCTTCGTCATGGTGATGAGCGTGACCGGGGTCCTGCTCACCTACGAGAGCCAGATCGTGCACTGGGCCACGGCCCGCGCCATCGAGGCCCCGGCGGGCGCGGTGGCGCTGTCGCCCGAAGAGATCGTCGTCGCGACGGGCGCGGGGGCGGGGCAGTCGCTGGTCCTCCCGCGCGCGCCCGGCGGGCTGGTGGAACTGCGGCAGGGACGTTCCGCGGTGGCGGTGGACCCCTACAGCGGCGCGGAACTGGCGGGCGCGGGCGAGGACGTCGCGGCCTTCTTCCACGGCGTGACGGCGCTGCACCGCTGGCTGTCGTTCAGCGGCCCCACAGAGGTGGGCGGCTGGCTGGTCGATGCGGCGAACCTGCTGTTCCTCGGGCTGGTGGTGTCGGGGCTGTACCTGTGGCTGCCGAAGACGTGGAAGTGGACGCGGGTGAAGCTGAACCTGTTTTTCCGGCGCGGGCTGCCGAACGCGCAGGCGCGGGACTACAACTGGCACCACGTGCTTGGCATCTGGGCGCTTGTGCCGCTGTTCGTGATCGTGCTGACCGGTGTCGTCATGAGCTACGGCTGGGCTAACGCAGCACTTTTCGCCGCGCTGGGCGAGGAGGTGCCGCAAGGGCGGGGCCGTGGGGCGCTGTCGCAAGAGATGTCGGCGCGGGAACTGTCGGGTGCGCCGCTGGACTATGCCGCCCTGCTGGAGGCCGCCGGTGCAGCACGGCCGGAGTGGACGACGGCGACGATTGTGCTGCCCGAGGCAGGCGCGGGCGCGGTACAGGTGACGCTGGACTCGGGCAACGGCGTGGCGCCGTCGCAGCGTTCGGAGCTGGTGCTGGACCGGGCGACGGGCGAGATCCTGTCCGACGACGCCGTGGCGGGCAGCGCGGGCATGCGGGCGCGGATGTGGGCGCGGTTCGCGCACACCGGGCAGTATTATGGCGTCGTCGGTCAGACCGTGGCCGGACTGGCCTCGCTCGCGGCGATGGTGCTGGTCTGGACCGGCATGGCGCTGGGCCTGCGCCGGCTGATGCGGATGCGGCGTGTGCGGCGCGCGGCGGTGTGA
- the fdhF gene encoding formate dehydrogenase subunit alpha, which produces MADRIRFTLDGEEVEAEKGMTIWEVANGRGLKIPHLCHKPAPGYRPDGNCRACMVEIEGERVLAASCIREPEDGMVVKSASARAKTARKMVMELLVADQPEQAAAHDKSSHLWDMAAEQGVTESRFPTLEAERIPLLDDSHVAMSVNLDACIQCGLCVRACREVQVNDVIGMAGRGHDAYPVFDLGDDMGASTCVACGECVQACPTGALMPSSVMNDAQEGDRADFDQETKSVCPFCGVGCQVSIKVKDGKVKYVEGIDGPANEGRLCVKGRFGMDYIHHPHRLTKPLIRRDDAPEKGLNVDPSNPWTHFREATWEEALDKAAHGLADLRSYYGGQSVAGFGSAKCTNEEAYLFQKFIRQGFGHNNVDHCTRLCHASSVAALMENVGSGAVTATFNEIENADVAIVIGSNPTENHPVAATYFKQFTKRGGELIIMDPRGTAMKRFAKHMIQFRPGTDVALLNAIMNVIVEEKLYDRQYIEGFTEGFFEFRDHIRAFTPERMSELCGIAPEVIRDVARTFATAQRAMIFWGMGISQHIHGTDNSRCLISLALLCGHVGRPGTGLHPLRGQNNVQGASDAGLIPQVMPDYQSVTDPEVRALFKHIWQGTEIQAAPGLTVVEIMDRVYRGEIRGMYVLGENPAMSDPDVDHARKALAKLDHLVVQDIFLTETANFADVILPAAAMPEKAGTVTNTNRQVQMMRKAVEAPGEAREDWKVIVDLARRIGLTWDYDDPREVFNEMKMSMRSLHHITWKRLETENSVTYPCNGPDDPGQAVVFGDGFPRRAGRAKFTPARVTPPAEVPDETFPMVLTTGRQLEHWHTGSMTRRATVLDAVEPEANCSLHPSTLRELGVEPGGLVRLITRRGSVEVMARADRAVARDMVFLPFAYVEAAANILTNAALDPFGKIPEFKYSAVRVEKVPDDALAAE; this is translated from the coding sequence GTGGCCGACAGGATCCGATTCACACTCGACGGCGAGGAAGTCGAAGCCGAAAAGGGCATGACCATCTGGGAGGTGGCGAACGGGCGCGGTCTGAAGATCCCGCATCTGTGCCACAAGCCCGCGCCGGGATACCGTCCGGACGGCAACTGCCGGGCCTGCATGGTGGAGATCGAGGGCGAACGCGTTCTGGCGGCATCGTGCATCCGAGAACCCGAGGACGGCATGGTGGTCAAGAGCGCCTCGGCCCGGGCAAAGACCGCGCGCAAGATGGTGATGGAACTGCTCGTGGCCGACCAGCCGGAGCAGGCGGCTGCGCATGACAAGTCCTCTCATCTCTGGGACATGGCAGCGGAACAGGGCGTTACCGAAAGCCGCTTCCCGACGCTGGAGGCGGAGCGCATCCCGCTGCTCGACGACAGCCATGTGGCGATGTCGGTCAACCTGGACGCCTGCATCCAGTGCGGCCTGTGCGTGCGCGCCTGCCGCGAGGTGCAGGTCAACGACGTGATCGGCATGGCGGGACGCGGGCATGACGCCTACCCGGTGTTCGACCTCGGCGACGACATGGGGGCCTCCACCTGCGTGGCCTGCGGCGAATGCGTGCAGGCCTGCCCGACCGGTGCGCTGATGCCGTCGTCGGTGATGAACGACGCGCAGGAAGGCGACCGTGCCGATTTCGACCAGGAAACCAAGTCCGTCTGCCCGTTCTGCGGGGTCGGTTGCCAGGTGTCGATCAAGGTCAAGGACGGCAAGGTCAAGTACGTCGAGGGCATCGACGGCCCGGCGAACGAGGGGCGGCTGTGCGTCAAGGGCCGCTTCGGGATGGACTACATCCACCATCCCCACCGCCTGACCAAGCCGTTGATCCGCCGCGACGATGCGCCGGAGAAGGGCCTGAACGTCGACCCGTCGAACCCCTGGACACACTTCCGCGAAGCGACCTGGGAAGAGGCGCTGGACAAGGCCGCGCACGGGCTGGCCGACCTGCGGTCCTACTACGGCGGGCAGTCGGTGGCGGGCTTCGGTTCGGCCAAGTGCACCAACGAAGAGGCCTATCTTTTCCAGAAGTTCATCCGGCAGGGCTTTGGCCACAACAACGTCGACCACTGCACCCGGCTGTGCCACGCTTCCTCGGTGGCGGCGCTGATGGAGAACGTGGGCTCGGGCGCGGTGACCGCGACCTTCAACGAGATCGAGAACGCCGACGTGGCGATCGTCATCGGCTCCAACCCGACGGAGAACCATCCCGTCGCAGCGACCTACTTCAAGCAGTTCACCAAACGCGGCGGCGAGCTGATCATCATGGACCCGCGCGGCACCGCGATGAAGCGCTTTGCCAAGCACATGATCCAGTTCCGCCCCGGCACGGACGTGGCGCTGCTGAACGCGATCATGAACGTGATCGTCGAGGAAAAGCTCTACGATCGCCAGTACATAGAAGGCTTCACCGAGGGCTTCTTCGAGTTCCGCGACCACATCCGCGCCTTCACGCCGGAGCGCATGTCGGAGCTGTGCGGGATCGCGCCCGAGGTGATCCGCGACGTGGCCCGGACTTTCGCCACGGCGCAGCGGGCGATGATCTTCTGGGGTATGGGCATCTCGCAACATATCCACGGGACCGACAACTCGCGCTGCCTGATTTCGCTGGCGCTGCTCTGCGGGCACGTGGGCCGTCCGGGCACCGGGCTGCATCCGCTGCGGGGGCAGAACAACGTGCAGGGCGCATCCGACGCGGGGCTGATCCCGCAGGTCATGCCGGACTACCAGTCGGTCACCGATCCAGAGGTGCGGGCGCTGTTCAAGCACATCTGGCAGGGCACGGAAATCCAGGCGGCACCGGGACTTACCGTCGTCGAGATCATGGACCGTGTCTACCGCGGCGAGATCCGCGGGATGTACGTTCTGGGCGAGAACCCGGCCATGTCCGATCCGGATGTGGACCACGCGCGCAAGGCGCTGGCCAAGCTCGACCACCTGGTGGTGCAGGACATCTTCCTGACGGAGACGGCGAACTTCGCCGACGTGATCCTGCCCGCCGCCGCCATGCCGGAGAAGGCCGGCACCGTGACCAACACCAACCGGCAGGTGCAGATGATGCGCAAGGCGGTGGAGGCCCCCGGCGAGGCGCGCGAGGACTGGAAGGTCATAGTCGATCTGGCGCGGCGCATCGGGCTGACGTGGGACTACGACGACCCGCGCGAGGTCTTCAACGAGATGAAGATGTCGATGCGGTCGCTGCACCACATCACCTGGAAGCGCCTTGAGACCGAGAATTCAGTGACTTACCCCTGCAACGGCCCGGACGATCCGGGGCAGGCGGTGGTCTTTGGCGACGGGTTCCCGCGCCGCGCGGGCCGGGCGAAATTCACGCCTGCGCGTGTCACGCCCCCTGCGGAGGTCCCCGACGAGACCTTCCCGATGGTGCTGACGACAGGACGGCAGCTGGAGCATTGGCACACCGGGTCGATGACCCGCCGGGCCACGGTGCTGGACGCGGTGGAGCCGGAGGCCAACTGCTCGCTCCACCCCTCGACCCTGCGGGAGCTGGGCGTGGAGCCGGGCGGGCTTGTGCGGCTGATCACACGGCGCGGATCGGTCGAGGTCATGGCGCGGGCGGACCGGGCCGTGGCGCGCGACATGGTGTTCCTGCCCTTCGCCTACGTGGAGGCGGCGGCCAACATCCTGACGAACGCCGCGCTGGATCCGTTCGGGAAGATCCCGGAGTTCAAGTACTCCGCCGTGCGGGTGGAAAAAGTGCCGGACGACGCGCTTGCCGCAGAGTGA
- a CDS encoding VOC family protein, which produces MPAHPETRIGHVHLKVTDLDRSVAFYRDVMGLEVMQTYGRQAAFLSAGGYHHHIGLNTWHSKDGPRADPRAPGLYHTAFVFPDRPALADALARALSHGVEIEGAADHGVSEAIYFSDPDGNGIEIYRDRAPEDWPRDGNGKLLMVNAPLDLPNLLLEANADSTD; this is translated from the coding sequence ATGCCCGCCCATCCCGAAACCCGCATCGGCCATGTTCACCTGAAGGTCACCGACCTCGACCGCTCTGTCGCGTTCTACCGCGACGTGATGGGGCTGGAGGTGATGCAGACCTACGGACGTCAGGCCGCTTTCCTCTCCGCCGGCGGCTACCACCACCACATCGGCCTGAACACCTGGCATTCGAAGGACGGTCCCAGGGCCGATCCCCGCGCCCCGGGTCTTTACCATACGGCCTTCGTCTTCCCCGACCGCCCGGCGCTGGCCGACGCGCTCGCACGCGCGCTGAGCCACGGGGTCGAGATCGAAGGCGCCGCCGACCATGGCGTAAGCGAAGCGATCTACTTCTCCGACCCCGACGGCAACGGGATCGAGATCTACCGCGACCGCGCGCCGGAGGACTGGCCCCGCGACGGCAACGGCAAACTCCTGATGGTCAACGCACCGCTCGACCTGCCGAACCTGCTGCTGGAGGCCAACGCGGACAGCACCGACTGA
- a CDS encoding branched-chain amino acid aminotransferase, with translation MATGKNIRTYFNGTWHEGDAMIMRAADHGAWLGSTVFDGARYTQGVTPDLDRHCARVNASAKALMVTPTVTPEDMVDIVREGLSAYAPDAAVYIRPMYWGINGDVTAIVPQPEETGFAICLEEIPMASATASTTLGRTRFRRPVLEDAVVNAKAGCLYPNNARMLSEVRSRGFGNALVTDAMGNVAESATANVFMVRDGVVFTPIPNGTFLAGITRARHIANMKADGIEVVETVLTFADFDAADEVFLSGNMNKITPVTAFEDMSYQAGPVTARVRDLYWDWALSA, from the coding sequence ATGGCGACCGGCAAGAACATCCGCACCTATTTCAACGGCACATGGCACGAGGGCGACGCCATGATCATGCGCGCCGCCGACCATGGTGCGTGGCTCGGCAGCACGGTCTTCGACGGCGCGCGTTATACGCAGGGTGTCACGCCCGACCTCGACCGCCACTGCGCCCGGGTCAACGCCTCCGCAAAGGCGCTGATGGTCACGCCAACCGTCACGCCCGAAGATATGGTGGACATCGTGCGCGAGGGCCTCTCGGCCTACGCCCCCGACGCGGCGGTCTACATCCGCCCGATGTACTGGGGCATCAACGGCGACGTCACCGCCATCGTCCCGCAGCCGGAAGAGACCGGCTTTGCCATCTGTCTCGAAGAGATCCCCATGGCCTCCGCCACCGCTTCGACGACGCTGGGGCGCACCCGCTTCCGCCGCCCGGTGCTGGAGGACGCGGTGGTCAATGCCAAGGCCGGGTGCCTCTATCCCAACAACGCCCGGATGCTGTCCGAGGTCCGTAGCCGCGGCTTTGGCAACGCGCTGGTGACCGATGCCATGGGCAACGTCGCCGAAAGTGCCACGGCCAACGTCTTCATGGTCCGCGACGGCGTCGTCTTCACCCCCATCCCCAACGGCACCTTTCTCGCCGGGATCACTCGCGCCCGACACATTGCCAACATGAAGGCGGACGGGATTGAGGTGGTCGAGACCGTGCTGACCTTCGCCGATTTCGATGCGGCGGACGAGGTCTTCCTCTCCGGCAACATGAACAAGATCACGCCGGTGACCGCGTTCGAGGACATGTCCTACCAGGCTGGACCGGTGACCGCCCGGGTCCGCGACCTCTACTGGGACTGGGCGCTCAGCGCCTGA
- a CDS encoding universal stress protein — MRKFLVVLDDSRECLNAMRFAAMRAAKSGGGVAILSIIAPEEFNHWIGVGDIMREEARERIHAHFEVFAKWMRDKQGVDPELVIREGDAVTEILAHVREDPEIGVLVLGAAADNKGPGPLVTQMTRSAGSLPVPVTVVPGDLSKERLEAIT; from the coding sequence ATGCGCAAGTTCCTTGTCGTGCTCGACGATTCCAGAGAATGCCTGAACGCCATGCGCTTTGCCGCCATGCGCGCCGCGAAGTCCGGAGGCGGCGTGGCCATCCTGTCGATCATCGCCCCGGAAGAGTTCAACCACTGGATCGGCGTCGGCGACATCATGCGCGAGGAGGCCCGCGAACGCATCCACGCGCATTTCGAGGTCTTCGCCAAGTGGATGCGTGACAAGCAGGGCGTCGACCCGGAACTGGTGATCCGCGAAGGCGACGCCGTAACCGAGATCCTCGCCCATGTCCGCGAAGACCCCGAGATCGGCGTGCTGGTCCTCGGCGCCGCGGCCGACAACAAGGGCCCCGGCCCGCTCGTCACCCAGATGACCCGCAGCGCCGGCTCCCTGCCCGTGCCCGTGACCGTGGTGCCAGGCGATCTTTCAAAGGAACGGCTGGAAGCGATCACGTGA
- a CDS encoding NifU family protein: MFIQTESTPNPATLKFLPGQTVLDMGTADFPSADAAGASPLAQRLFAVDGVTGIFFGNDFVTVTKADTVDWDHMKPAILGAIMEHFQSGQPVMSDGAAQAGGHAEHEGEDGEIVGQIKELLDSRVRPAVAQDGGDITFHGFDRGVVYLHMQGACAGCPSSTLTLKMGIENLLRHYIPEVTEVRPVAV, encoded by the coding sequence ATGTTCATTCAGACAGAATCCACGCCCAACCCGGCCACGCTGAAATTCCTGCCCGGCCAGACCGTGCTGGATATGGGCACCGCCGATTTCCCCTCTGCCGATGCTGCCGGGGCATCACCGCTGGCGCAGCGGCTGTTCGCCGTGGACGGTGTCACCGGCATCTTCTTCGGCAACGATTTCGTCACCGTGACGAAGGCCGATACCGTCGACTGGGACCACATGAAGCCCGCGATTCTCGGCGCGATCATGGAACACTTCCAGTCCGGTCAGCCGGTCATGTCCGATGGTGCGGCACAGGCCGGCGGCCACGCCGAGCACGAGGGCGAAGACGGTGAGATCGTTGGCCAGATCAAGGAACTGCTGGACAGCCGCGTGCGTCCGGCGGTGGCTCAGGACGGCGGCGACATCACCTTCCACGGTTTCGACCGCGGCGTCGTCTACCTGCACATGCAGGGTGCCTGCGCAGGCTGCCCCTCTTCCACGCTGACGCTGAAGATGGGGATCGAGAACCTGCTGCGGCACTATATCCCCGAGGTGACGGAAGTCCGTCCGGTTGCCGTCTGA
- a CDS encoding GFA family protein — protein sequence MPSERKRDTSHDLHTGRCYCGALCISATEDPLTVAYCHCADCRRWTGSPLPAFAGIADAAVSLPKTDPLELSPGVQRWACGRCGSPLAARFAYLPGQT from the coding sequence TTGCCGTCTGAGCGCAAACGCGACACCTCGCACGATCTGCACACCGGGCGCTGCTATTGCGGCGCCCTTTGCATTTCCGCAACGGAAGACCCGCTGACGGTGGCCTATTGCCACTGCGCCGACTGCCGCCGCTGGACCGGATCGCCCCTGCCCGCCTTCGCCGGTATTGCCGACGCGGCGGTATCCTTGCCCAAAACCGATCCGCTTGAACTCTCGCCGGGCGTGCAACGCTGGGCCTGCGGGCGCTGCGGCTCGCCGCTCGCGGCGCGCTTCGCGTATCTGCCGGGACAGACCTAA
- the tsaB gene encoding tRNA (adenosine(37)-N6)-threonylcarbamoyltransferase complex dimerization subunit type 1 TsaB, giving the protein MILSFDTSGPFCAAALLDGGTLLAARAEPMKRGQAERLLPLLEEMLAEAGAGWKDVTRIGVGTGPGNFTGIRIAVATARGLALGLKIPAVGVTTFEVIRATSTADVAAVPATGGLFYLQHADATIIQSAEIPTGAATAHEDAAENAATVARVAAGKPTDTRPAPLYVRAADAAPSSEAAPVILDDA; this is encoded by the coding sequence ATGATACTCTCCTTCGACACCTCCGGTCCTTTCTGTGCCGCGGCGCTTCTCGACGGCGGAACCTTGCTCGCCGCGCGGGCAGAACCGATGAAACGCGGGCAGGCAGAGCGGCTTTTGCCGCTTCTGGAGGAGATGCTGGCAGAGGCCGGCGCAGGCTGGAAGGACGTCACGCGCATCGGCGTCGGCACCGGGCCGGGCAACTTCACCGGCATCCGCATCGCCGTGGCCACCGCGCGCGGGCTGGCGCTGGGGCTGAAGATCCCCGCTGTGGGCGTCACCACCTTCGAGGTCATCCGCGCCACAAGCACCGCCGACGTTGCGGCGGTCCCGGCCACCGGCGGGCTGTTCTACCTGCAGCACGCGGACGCCACGATCATCCAATCGGCAGAGATCCCCACCGGCGCCGCAACCGCCCATGAGGATGCTGCGGAAAATGCGGCCACCGTCGCCCGCGTCGCCGCGGGCAAACCGACAGACACCCGCCCGGCCCCGCTTTACGTGCGGGCGGCCGACGCAGCGCCGTCTTCCGAAGCAGCCCCGGTGATCCTCGATGACGCTTGA
- a CDS encoding GNAT family N-acetyltransferase — translation MTLDLMSEQTMTPDEMAALCARAYTHSRPWAAHDFADSLDSPHALVAATGHAFVFGLVVAGEAEILALAADPDVQRKGEASRALALFHALAVARGAESAFLEVAARNAPARAFYEANGYGVSGLRKGYYHLADGGTDDAVIMSRVLP, via the coding sequence ATGACGCTTGACCTCATGTCCGAACAGACGATGACACCCGATGAGATGGCCGCGCTCTGCGCCCGCGCCTACACGCACTCACGCCCTTGGGCGGCTCATGACTTCGCCGACAGCCTCGACAGCCCGCACGCACTGGTCGCCGCGACCGGACACGCCTTCGTCTTTGGCCTCGTGGTTGCCGGAGAGGCGGAGATCCTCGCGCTTGCCGCCGATCCCGATGTGCAGCGCAAGGGCGAAGCCAGCCGGGCGCTGGCGCTTTTCCACGCGCTGGCCGTGGCGCGCGGCGCCGAAAGCGCCTTCCTTGAGGTGGCCGCCCGCAACGCCCCCGCCCGCGCGTTCTACGAGGCGAATGGCTATGGCGTTTCGGGCCTGAGGAAGGGGTATTACCACCTCGCGGACGGCGGCACCGACGACGCCGTGATCATGTCGCGCGTTTTGCCCTGA
- a CDS encoding BMP family lipoprotein, producing MTFMQKTLGTVAALALSAGAALADPALIYDLGGKFDKSFNEAAFNGADRWAKETGGSYRDIELQSEAQREQALRRFAEAGFNPVVTTGFSMSSPIAAVAADYPDTKFVTIDGFVDPAEHPNVLSILFEEHTGSYLVGMMAAMASETGTVGFVGGMDIPLIRKFACGYAQGVKAVNPDATVISNMTGTTPAAWNDPVKGSELAKAQISQGADVIFAAAGGTGLGVLQTAADEGKMAIGVDSNQNYLHPGNMLTSMLKRVDVAVFDAMTAGADLETGVKTLGLAEDGVGVAMDDNNADLVSEEMTAAVEEAKAAIIAGETEVHDYSSDDSCPALNF from the coding sequence ATGACTTTCATGCAGAAGACCCTCGGCACTGTTGCCGCGCTCGCATTGTCCGCAGGCGCAGCCCTTGCCGATCCGGCGCTGATCTACGACCTCGGCGGCAAGTTCGACAAGTCGTTCAACGAAGCCGCCTTCAACGGTGCCGACCGCTGGGCCAAGGAAACCGGCGGCTCCTACCGCGACATCGAACTTCAGTCCGAAGCACAGCGCGAGCAGGCCCTGCGCCGCTTTGCCGAAGCCGGCTTCAACCCGGTCGTGACCACGGGCTTCTCCATGTCCTCGCCGATCGCCGCCGTGGCCGCTGACTACCCGGACACCAAGTTCGTGACCATCGACGGCTTCGTCGATCCCGCCGAGCACCCGAACGTCCTGTCGATCCTGTTCGAAGAGCACACCGGCTCTTACCTTGTGGGCATGATGGCGGCCATGGCCTCCGAAACCGGCACCGTGGGCTTCGTCGGCGGCATGGACATCCCGCTGATCCGCAAGTTCGCCTGCGGCTACGCGCAGGGCGTGAAGGCGGTGAACCCCGACGCGACCGTGATCTCCAACATGACCGGCACCACGCCCGCCGCCTGGAACGACCCGGTGAAGGGTTCCGAACTGGCAAAGGCCCAGATCAGCCAGGGCGCCGACGTGATCTTCGCAGCCGCGGGCGGCACCGGCCTCGGCGTGCTGCAGACCGCCGCCGACGAAGGCAAGATGGCCATCGGCGTCGACAGCAACCAGAACTACCTGCACCCGGGCAACATGCTGACCTCGATGCTCAAGCGCGTGGACGTTGCCGTCTTTGACGCGATGACCGCGGGCGCCGACCTCGAGACCGGCGTCAAGACGCTGGGCCTGGCCGAGGACGGCGTGGGCGTCGCCATGGACGACAACAACGCGGACCTCGTCTCCGAGGAGATGACCGCCGCCGTCGAAGAGGCCAAGGCCGCGATCATCGCGGGCGAGACCGAGGTGCACGACTACTCCTCCGACGACTCCTGCCCGGCGTTGAACTTCTGA